The following are encoded together in the Brassica napus cultivar Da-Ae chromosome A9, Da-Ae, whole genome shotgun sequence genome:
- the LOC106451236 gene encoding endoplasmic reticulum-Golgi intermediate compartment protein 3 → MNRLRNLDAYPKINEDFYKRTLSGGVITLVSSVVMLILFFSELRLYMHPVTESHLRVDTTRGEKLRINFDVTFPALQCSIISIDTMDISGERHLDVRHDIFKRRLDSHGNVIEAKQGGIGHTKIEKPLQKHGGRLEDNEKYCGSCFGAEETDDACCNSCEEVREAYRKKGWGLSDPESIDQCQREGYVQKVKDEEGEGCNVHGFVEVNKVAGNFHFVPGQSFHQSGFQFHDMIMFQQGNYNISHKVNRLAFGDFFPGVVNPLDGVQWNQDKQNGVYQYFIKVVPTIYTDVHGKTIQSNQFSVTEHFQNAEAGRMQSPPGVFFYYDLSPIKVIFEEQHVEFLHFLTNVCAIVGGIFTVSGIVDSFIYHGQRAIKKKMEIGKFN, encoded by the exons ATGAACAGGTTGAGGAATCTGGACGCTTACCCTAAAATCAATGAAGATTTCTACAAGCGTACACTTTCCGGTGGTGTCATCACCCTCGTTTCTTCCGTCGTCATGCTTATCCTCTTCTTCTCCGAGCTTC ggCTTTATATGCACCCAGTGACGGAGAGCCATCTCCGTGTGGATACGACAAGAGGAGAGAAGCTACGCATCAAT TTTGATGTAACATTCCCTGCGCTTCAATGCTCGATTATTAGTATTGATACTATGGATATCAGCGGAGAGCGGCACCTTGATGTG CGGcatgatatatttaaaagaagATTAGACTCTCATGGCAACGTCATCGAGGCGAAACAAGGTGGCATTGGTCATACTAAG ATTGAGAAACCTTTACAGAAACATGGTGGAAGGTTGGAGGATAATGAAAAATATTGTGGTTCCTGTTTTGGAGCTGAAGAG ACAGATGATGCTTGTTGTAATTCATGTGAGGAAGTTCGTGAAGCTTACCGAAAGAAAGGTTGGGGCCTCTCAGACCCTGAATCAATCGACCAG TGTCAACGAGAAGGGTATGTGCAAAAGGTGAAAGACGAAGAAGGGGAAGGTTGTAATGTTCATGGTTTCGTTGAAGTCAACAAAGTCGCTGGGAACTTTCATTTTGTTCCAGGACAAAGCTTTCATCAATCCGGTTTTCAGTTTCATGATATGATTATGTTCCAGCAAGGCAACTACAAC ATAAGCCACAAGGTCAACCGGTTAGCCTTTGGGGACTTTTTCCCTGGTGTAGTCAACCCTCTAGATGG TGTGCAGTGGAATCAGGATAAACAGAATGGCGTGTACCAATATTTCATCAAG GTGGTACCAACCATATACACTGATGTTCACGGGAAAACTATTCAGTCAAACCAA TTCTCTGTGACAGAACATTTCCAGAACGCGGAAGCAGGTCGAATGCAATCCCCACCTGGTGTTTTCTTCTACTATGATCTGTCTCCCATCAAG GTGATATTTGAGGAGCAGCATGTGGAGTTCTTGCACTTCCTAACAAATGTGTGTGCTATAGTAGGAGGTATCTTCACTGTATCAGGGATAGTGGATTCCTTCATATACCATGGACAACGAGCTATTAAGAAGAAAATGGAGATTGGTAAATTCAActga